The genomic segment ggtggtttggtacggcccggtgaagaaagctgcattgtataaaaaaaaacaggaattttctttaaaatgtgtagttcttgtattattcGCTAGGGGCGCATTGTTTTActatgtgcagacaacatgaattgacatttatttatgttcttatgttattctcttgttcataatatattgttcataatgtaaaagggaaattctgttaatatacattttgataatttactcattctttgcactaattattagtattagtgactaatacaaaggaaaaaagtgggcttattgttagttctatgtcattttgcaatgagtttactggtccggcccgcttgatctcaaattaagctgtatttggcccgcagaccaaagggagtttgacacccctgatctaatctCTACCATCTTGCTAAATGGATGCTTTCACATTCAATGTTACAAGCTAAAAATGTACCATTTTACCTGTTGTTCGCTTTATTTTCAGGAGGAACCTGTAGGGGAGGCgaggaagagaaaagggaaatttCGTCGGGCCTCAGATTTGCTAAAGCTCACCTGGAGAGAAAATAACAACGCAGAAAGGATATTCAACCTGTTGCCAGAGAAAGATACTCAATGTTACTCTGCTCTCATAAGGGGCATGGTGAAGGTAGGTCAATCAAACCATTATTAGTAACCAAAATAACTGTAATTTAAGTGTTGAGTTATGTCAATATTGGGTTGGTTCAAAATTCTGAAGTGAAGGTGCACCCACCAAACAATCAGTTGGCTGATTGTCGATCCCctaaaaaacatgaacattctCATGAATTTTGGTATTTCGGATATCATATTTGGCAAGTTGTCATAATGTACTGCATTGATGTACTTGTAGCTGTTGTAGCTTTTTGGTTAGATTCTCAAAATGTGTACTGTATGTGTTATAGCATGGAGCCTATGCCAAGGCCTTCAGTGTGTACACAGACCTGCTTAACAACAGAATGACAGGTAAGATGGAAGAAAGagatatagaaataaataaataatgggcAAAATAATTGGAATGGTAAACACACATTGTTGCTCTTTATTTATATGTAAGGGGGGAACTCTGCTTCCATGaaacaaatgcaataaaattAGTTGGGAACTAATATTTTAACACAGTCACTGATCAATGAATTATCTCATTAAAAGGCATATAGCGatgctttttttatatagtggATGTGATATTCTGCCATTTACAAAGTAAGTGGTAGCACTCTTGCATTAAAACATTTAGGATTATAAAGTATCCATCTCTGAATTCAAGACGGTGGAGTGTGATTGCTAGAATATTTGTcttaaatgacatattttacaaaCATTTACTGAAGCAATTTGTTGCTTACAAACATCCACCAACTTCATACTCTGTTCACAGGTGATATCCACATTTTCAACGCATTGATCATAGCAGCTCCAGACGTCAGGGACAAATATGCTGAGAGATGTGAGCTCATCACTGTAAGGCCTCAGACAACCTGTAATATTTTAAGCACATCAAATGATTGGTTTTCTGGTTAATGTTTTattggaatatttatttttgaattgaactattacatgtattttgagtTCCATATAAAGAGAATCAGTATGGAGTATGTTCATGATCATCTCAAGCATATTGtaacaaatgttattttatgtttgtaGACTATTTTAAACCAGATGAGTCAACAAAAAATCCAGCCCAATCTACATACTTTTAACAGCGTTCTCAAAGCCTTGAGACGATGTGGTTCTGTGGCTAAATCGGTAGCATTGCAGACTGTAAGTGAGATGACAACTTTGAGGATAGGTAATGTTGAAAACAcccttctttttctttgtttttaatccTTTGTCCAACATGAAATTTAATTTGCAATTGTTGTTTAGCTCCTAGTCTGGCTACTTTTCACCATCTCCTGGGTATATTTTACAAATCTGGTGAGCACAGTTATTTTGACATATATAAAAGATTGAGAGATTGCTTATTTCATATTACTAGTTAAAATGACAACGTttcatgacattattttttttctcattcaggAACAATTAGACAGGGTGATGCTGACATTTTACAGGAGATTATGTCAGAAGTGGCAGGGAAAAGTTTCACCTGCCAGGATCCAGATGACGGTACTTAGTGTGTTTACCTGTGTgatccaaaaaaagaaataaactacTGTTTTATGCTATATGGATATATTAAGCAatctctgtttttttctcaatcAGTGCAATTCTTCACCAGTGCCATGAGAGTTGTAAGTCCtttttattcatacattttctagaccgctttatcctcaccagggtcgcagccgaggagacgaacaaccattcacgatcACACTCATAACAAGaggaaatttagagtgcccaatcagcctaccatgcatgtctttggaatatgggaggaaaccagaatacctggagaaaacccatacaagcccAGGGCGAACATGCatacttcacacaggtggactgacctggatttgaacccagagctttaatgccgacgcactaaccactcaagccattGGGCCgctaagttatttttatttttgtttcttaacATGGTTATTTCAttcttaatgtatttattttgggcACCCTACTAAAGTGGTTAGTGCTTCGCCCTAGTGGTTAAGGTATTGGAAAAGTgtttagcacattggcctcacagttctgagatcgagggctCAATCCCAGGTTCGGcattcttgtgtggagtttggatacTCTgtcaggcttgcgtgggttttcgccgggtactccggtttcctcccacattctaaaaacatgcaaggtagtctagttgaacactctaaattacatctaggtatgagtttaagtgtgaatgattgtcagtCTCATTGtcctctgcaattggctggtcaccaattcagagtgtcccctgccggcgatccttgtgaggataataggtacagaaaataaataaatgtatttatttttgatttcccCATGTTTGTCCTGCAGTGTCTGGAGTTTAAAGATCTGGAACTTGGGTATAAAGTTCATAGTCTTGTCGAAGTAGGGGAAAACTGGAGGCTTCTGGGTGATTCCTACCAGAGGAATATTTACTAGTGAGTATACATTCAATACGGAGCTACTAATTTCATGTGATAAATATTTTGTCTGCAAAGAATCTTCACACAGCCTAAATAATTAAGGAGACTGCCCTTTTCCCTTTTTAGTGGTCGCTTTTTCAACCTTTTATGCATGATGGAACACATCGACGTGGTGCTAAAGTGGTTTAAAGAGCTTGTTCCCTCGGTCAGTgcatcttcatttttatttagattacAAGTAATGTGTGTAagtcaaaacattttatttaaacaatCTGCTTTTGGGCTGACCGGCATTGTTTTTGTTAGAACTGTGCCTTTATGTGAGACTCtgttaaaatatggtttataaAAAGTCCTGtcaatttaatatttatattttcatgtattatttaaaaaaaatgcaaaagcatACTGGGTTTCCACTGTTCTTCTCTCTCACCATGTTTACTGTGTTAAATTCTGCTGGGAAAATGAAAGTATAGTAGAAATGTTAACTGCCTTGAAAATActgaccatttttttcatttattttaactttgcAGTTGCATTACCCAAACGCTCAGGCACTGACAGAACTCCTGCAGGCTCTGGACACAGATAGTCGCTTGGATATGCTGCCCACCATATGGAAAGGTCGCTGAGAGATAAGAATTTTGACCTGATGCACTAATTCGGACAAAATGTTTTAGTTGTTATGCTTAAAGAGAAATGTATGAACCTGACACCACCTTTTTTATTGTCACCATCTCTCCCTCAGATATAAAGTCTCTGGGTCATGATAATAAATTAGACCTGATTGAAGAACTACTCAACCTGATGGCCAGAGAAAAACACAGCCCTGAGGTCAGTCAATGCAGTATCTAGTTTAGAAatgtttccaattttttccctGTCCACTAAGTATTCTCAATATCTCATCCATGCTTGTGCTTTAAGGTCCAGGAGTCTTTTGCTACATGTGCTTTGGAAATAAAGAAGGCCTTTGATACAAACAGATCTAAGATCAGTCTAGAATGGAACACTGCAACACTCTCACATATCACTTCACTTCTGTTGCGAGCCAATATGATCCAAGAGGCTTGGTGAGATATACTGTGGtgtttcattaaaatatatgatggccttttttgccatcaaagttgcaaaaaaaatattaaaagcaaGCCAGatagtttgttttctttgtacATATTGTCACCATTTATAGAAACTCATTTGCTACCATTGATAGAGATCCAATTCATTCTGACTGGGaggggctggcagtgaatgctAGATGCTACACCCCCCAGTCAAAagggatttgatgtctattgccgtcaatggcagtcaaataATATTCGCTGCCAGTCTTCCTCTTAAGAGGGAAGTATAAAAACTCAAGTgaccaaatgtttttgttttctccgCAGGAAAATGCTAGAGCTTTTCAGAGAAAAGAACAGAGTACCTTCGTAAGTGATGCTTTGGCAGCTGTATATAGTTTTCCTTGGTGCTGTATAGAGTAATGCTTTTCACGTTTacattagattttgtttttgtaatgtgattGGACAGTGGTGACCTCTTAGAAGACTTCCTGTCCTTGTGCCGAAGCGAGGGCTGTGCCCAAAAAGCGGTGGAGCTTGTTCAGTTGTCAGCAGCCTTCTGTCTTCAGGCAACACCGAGGCTGGCCAAAATGGCACTTGCTGAATTTCATTTAAGTGAGGAGCAAAGGTGAGGAAGACAGTTCCAGTGTTTTTTGACAAATCAAAACCTTCACATcaagtgtttttgttcattgaAAGGGATctatacatttataattttttttttagatcagttATTCTGAAAAGGCAACCTTTTGATAGTAAAGTCtaattttacaccaaaaaacatttcaaaaatagtttttactGCAGTTAAAATGCAGGCATTCTTGGGAGCAAtatcaccaaaaaaatgtttttaaatttttatcactatataaaaatgatcataataATTATTTTGGACATAATGGTCTTATGATCATCAAACACAAATATGTATTGTGTAATAGGTATGCAATATTTCTTAATGTATTAAATTTTGAGTTTTattcaaaattataaaaaatttaCTTTTAACTATATTTATATCATTATTAGATTGTGTACATGTTCTTGCAACTAAAAAATATTAGATGTGGCTTGAcagttttatatatttcttattttgaCACCCTTGTACTTAAAGTAGTTGAATTTGTTTATTGAAAAATGTTACcacatttttgcatttcatccaTCGAATTAATACATTCTTTGTCCTCTATGTAGAACTATTTTGTGTGAGTTGGAGACTGTTCCAGAGCCTGAAGATTGAAGAGATGATGGGTCAGTGTTCATAATGAAACTATTACAAACAACTTTTAAAAAGGTGGTAACGTTCCAAGTGTTTCCATGACATATCTCTCATGGTGTAGATCGGGGGTGGGAAAACCACTCCAcaagggctgctgtgggtgcaggtttttgttgcaaccaaTCCAAcaaagacactttaaccaatgagatttcttcaGAAaacaagtagcacctgactgcaattcagTGATTGCAGTTGTAGGacaccaaattggtgaaaaggtgtcctctttatgggttggaatgaaaacttgaaccctttgtggaatagtttgcccacccctataTCTAGTTAACTAtaaatacatgtacatacagtaTAAAACATTTGTGAACAAAAATCCACTAAAGATGTGTGGTTATTTAGATACGCTAGAGGTCACTGGTTCTCTTCAAATTATTAATTATCATCTATGTTGTcacattgttgtatttttcaatgatttAATTCAATATTGTGATTATAGTCCTCTTTATGTATGTGCAtgtcttttttgtttacaaTGTTAAATTGATCCTTCACAACAGAAATATAATGTGCAGAAAAACTGTTCATTTGCCAATAACAGACTTCCTGAAAATTGGGACAAACTTTCCTGCAGAATGTTGAATACATTTTGAGTATGAGAATAAGTTTAAGCACAGTGAAATgctaaacattttaaatcattccaGCATCTATTCAGCATAAAGTCAAATTATCATTGATTCACAAACTCAATGCTTTAAAAAGAGTCATAGATCACAAAAGTTGTCAGAAACTCAGGAAGGTGTGTCATCACACAGGTGTGAGTCAAAGCGCTCGATTTAGTCCACCAATCAGGAGTTTAGCTGACAGCACAGCCAAATAGGGGCATGTGTTCTACTCTGGGGGAGTTGGCAGTATGGCACTATGGGTGTGGTATTACACTCCATAGTGTGgtaaattacatatttttggacGAACTGACCCAAAACAAATCAACCATAACAGCACTGTTCATTGCTGACTTGTTAACTTTAATAATGGGATGCCTTCTCAAACATAACTCAAATATGCCTTGATAATGAGTACAAAGTTGCTCAGTCCAGATTAGAGTGTTACATTGTCGACCACTAACCAGATATAATGGGCTTGGAGGAAAAGTAAACACATTTGTGTTCTTGCAAGATTGCAAAGATGACCAGTTTCACCAACATTCCTTTCTTCTATACTCATTAGTATATATTACGATGGCGGTTGGACGCTCACAAAAAACACAGGATGTGATGGCATGTCCTCAAGTGGTTTAAATACTTCTCCCACGTGTTGACATtgaattcaaatattttctctATGCTTTGCAAGATTTAAGAGGAAACAAAAGTGAATAAGATGTGCTATTTAAAGTGACTTCCTGAAATTGAAGAAGGAAGGATAGGGAAGATGGTGAAACACAAAGAGAATTCAACACATTGCAAAGAGATCCAACAATTGCGACAAAACACTATAGACTTGAGTAAATGATCTCATTAGAATTAATGGGAATGTGCTGCTCTGGAGCGTAACGTACACTGTGGGGCAATGGAAAAGGTCATGTGTTACTAGATTTACGAATAGATCACTTTAAAAAGACAGACAGATGAAGCGAAACAGTTGCTCGAATGTCATCCGTTCATTTTCTCATTGGATCTATCCTCCGTTGGGATTGCACTGAGTTGGAGCCATGTGGATTGGTCACTGGTCAATCGAAATGCACAttggaaaacaaacatttataacTTTAAACCAATACTCGAGCTATTTCttcgtggaaaaaaaaatatccccagGCTGTTTAGCGCCATCTTTCTGATCAGCAAGAATATGGCCATTTCAAAAAATTTGTGATAATTCGCCACAGACGAGGAATTTACCTCAGCAAGATTCAGCACATCACTGTGGGGTGAGATgaactgtgtatgtgtgtgtgtgtgtgtgggggggggggggttgcaacCACCAAGGAGGTGTTGCTCTGGAAGGTATGAGGAATTCATGCATGTAGAGACTGGTAGAAGCAGCAGGAAAATTTGCGAAACCCCATtacagtcagattttttttacagttaaagCCATTGTGCAAAATGTGTCAATTGGACATTGCTTTAGAAGTGTTACACTgagtacaaaaaaacatggtcaaA from the Stigmatopora nigra isolate UIUO_SnigA chromosome 14, RoL_Snig_1.1, whole genome shotgun sequence genome contains:
- the ptcd3 gene encoding small ribosomal subunit protein mS39 → MAASCKQVGQFISKNNRALFTNLEWASFQRNFVGVSAFHQQAAEANKTDPTEPIIIPRKKEWSKESVLKALAMTVRSDPTAYPYQFQDDAYLSPRTSAEFKLYSLSQESGRSAAKYFINTYPKFFTKDFAEPHIPCLMPDTVTLRLDEMSEEALKERISLRKVKLAVDMYDQLLQAGLSVSMDTTHNLLDLICLYCDRDPVQEDAMQTEDAMEEPVGEARKRKGKFRRASDLLKLTWRENNNAERIFNLLPEKDTQCYSALIRGMVKHGAYAKAFSVYTDLLNNRMTGDIHIFNALIIAAPDVRDKYAERCELITTILNQMSQQKIQPNLHTFNSVLKALRRCGSVAKSVALQTVSEMTTLRIAPSLATFHHLLGIFYKSGTIRQGDADILQEIMSEVAGKSFTCQDPDDVQFFTSAMRVCLEFKDLELGYKVHSLVEVGENWRLLGDSYQRNIYYGRFFNLLCMMEHIDVVLKWFKELVPSLHYPNAQALTELLQALDTDSRLDMLPTIWKDIKSLGHDNKLDLIEELLNLMAREKHSPEVQESFATCALEIKKAFDTNRSKISLEWNTATLSHITSLLLRANMIQEAWKMLELFREKNRVPSGDLLEDFLSLCRSEGCAQKAVELVQLSAAFCLQATPRLAKMALAEFHLSEEQRTILCELETVPEPED